A part of Kryptolebias marmoratus isolate JLee-2015 linkage group LG8, ASM164957v2, whole genome shotgun sequence genomic DNA contains:
- the hck gene encoding tyrosine-protein kinase HCK isoform X3 has protein sequence MQPNPGPSDGECLAIALYDYEAIHEGDLGFKKGDKLKILEESGEWWKAMSISSGQEGFIPSNYVAKDTLEAEDWFFKGVSRKDAERQLLAPGNRVGSYMIRDSETTKGSYSLSVRDMDPQAGDTVKHYKIRTLDNGGFYISPRITFSTLQELVGHYKKQGDGLCQTLTAPCLSPKPEKPWEKDAWEIPRSSLKMEKRLGAGQFGEVWMGETLSRRRRLTPKRSSDCNVCSFFKATYNKHTKVAVKTMKPGSMSVEAFMMEANLMKTLQHDKLVRLNAVVTKEEPIYIITEYMEKGSLLDFLKSDEGNRVQLPKLIDFSAQIAEGMAYIEQKNYIHRDLRAANILVNKALVCKIADFGLARIIEDNEYTAREGAKFPIKWTAPEAINYGSFTIKSDVWSFGILLTEIISYGRTPYPGMTNPEVIRSLEKGYRMQRLESCPSELYEIMLECWKDKPENRPTFDYLQSVLEDFYTATESQYQQQP, from the exons ATGCAGCCCAATCCCGGCCCTTCAGATG GTGAGTGTCTGGCTATCGCGCTGTACGACTATGAGGCCATTCACGAAGGAGACCTCGGCTTCAAGAAGGGAGATAAGCTGAAAATCTTAGAAGA GTCGGGCGAGTGGTGGAAGGCCATGTCAATCAGCTCGGGTCAGGAAGGCTTCATCCCGAGCAATTACGTCGCTAAAGACACCCTGGAAGCGGAGGA cTGGTTCTTCAAGGGGGTGAGCAGGAAAGATGCCGAGAGGCAGCTGCTGGCCCCCGGGAACCGAGTCGGGTCCTACATGATCCGGGACAGCGAGACCACCAAGg GCAGCTACTCCCTGTCCGTCAGGGACATGGACCCCCAGGCTGGGGACACGGTTAAACATTATAAAATCCGAACGCTGGACAACGGCGGGTTCTACATCTCTCCTCGCATCACCTTCAGCACCCTGCAGGAGCTGGTCGGCCATTACAAAA AGCAGGGAGATGGTCTCTGCCAAACCCTGACTGCTCCGTGTTTGAGCCCCAAACCCGAGAAGCCATGGGAGAAGGACGCCTGGGAGATCCCGAGGTCCTCCCTGAAGATGGAGAAGCGGCTCGGCGCCGGCCAGTTTGGAGAAGTCTGGATGGGTGAGACGCTCTCGAGGCGCCGCAGGTTAACCCCGAAACGATCCTCTGATTGTAacgtttgttcatttttcaaagCTACGTACAACAAACACACCAAGGTGGCGGTGAAGACCATGAAGCCGGGCAGCATGTCGGTCGAGGCGTTCATGATGGAGGCCAACCTGATGAAGACCCTCCAGCACGACAAGCTGGTTCGCCTCAACGCCGTCGTCACCAAGGAGGAGCCCATTTATATCATCACCGAGTACATGGAGAAAG GGAGTTTATTAGACTTCTTAAAGAGCGACGAGGGGAACCGGGTCCAGCTCCCGAAGCTCATCGACTTCTCGGCTCAG atcGCGGAAGGAATGGCCTACATCGAACAGAAGAACTACATCCACAGAGACCTGCGAGCCGCCAACATCCTAGTCAACAAGGCTCTGGTCTGCAAGATCGCTGACTTCGGGCTCGCCCGGATCATTGAGGACAACGAGTACACGGCGAGGGAAG GAGCTAAGTTCCCCATCAAATGGACGGCTCCCGAGGCCATCAACTACGGGTCCTTCACCATCAAATCTGACGTCTGGTCCTTCGGAATCCTGCTGACCGAGATCATCAGCTACGGGCGGACGCCGTACCCAG GGATGACCAACCCGGAGGTGATCCGCTCCCTGGAGAAGGGCTACCGGATGCAGCGCCTGGAGTCCTGCCCCTCTGAACTCTATGAAATCATGCTGGAGTGCTGGAAGGACAAGCCCGAGAACCGGCCCACCTTCGACTACCTGCAGAGCGTCCTGGAGGACTTCTACACCGCCACAGAGAGCCAGTACCAGCAGCAGCCGTGA
- the hck gene encoding tyrosine-protein kinase HCK isoform X4, which yields MGCVGSKKEQEALSKAAGNSNQQNQGQNARYIKDPTSGSKGTKMQPNPGPSDGECLAIALYDYEAIHEGDLGFKKGDKLKILEESGEWWKAMSISSGQEGFIPSNYVAKDTLEAEDWFFKGVSRKDAERQLLAPGNRVGSYMIRDSETTKGSYSLSVRDMDPQAGDTVKHYKIRTLDNGGFYISPRITFSTLQELVGHYKKQGDGLCQTLTAPCLSPKPEKPWEKDAWEIPRSSLKMEKRLGAGQFGEVWMATYNKHTKVAVKTMKPGSMSVEAFMMEANLMKTLQHDKLVRLNAVVTKEEPIYIITEYMEKGSLLDFLKSDEGNRVQLPKLIDFSAQIAEGMAYIEQKNYIHRDLRAANILVNKALVCKIADFGLARIIEDNEYTAREGAKFPIKWTAPEAINYGSFTIKSDVWSFGILLTEIISYGRTPYPGSRGSRRGNVSGSLG from the exons ATGGGCTGCGTCGGCTCCAAGAAGGAGCAGGAGGCCCTCAGCAAGGCGGCGGGAAACAGCAACCAGCAGAACCAAGGGCAGAACGCCCGCTACATCAAAGACCCCACCTCTGGCTCCAAGGGT accAAGATGCAGCCCAATCCCGGCCCTTCAGATG GTGAGTGTCTGGCTATCGCGCTGTACGACTATGAGGCCATTCACGAAGGAGACCTCGGCTTCAAGAAGGGAGATAAGCTGAAAATCTTAGAAGA GTCGGGCGAGTGGTGGAAGGCCATGTCAATCAGCTCGGGTCAGGAAGGCTTCATCCCGAGCAATTACGTCGCTAAAGACACCCTGGAAGCGGAGGA cTGGTTCTTCAAGGGGGTGAGCAGGAAAGATGCCGAGAGGCAGCTGCTGGCCCCCGGGAACCGAGTCGGGTCCTACATGATCCGGGACAGCGAGACCACCAAGg GCAGCTACTCCCTGTCCGTCAGGGACATGGACCCCCAGGCTGGGGACACGGTTAAACATTATAAAATCCGAACGCTGGACAACGGCGGGTTCTACATCTCTCCTCGCATCACCTTCAGCACCCTGCAGGAGCTGGTCGGCCATTACAAAA AGCAGGGAGATGGTCTCTGCCAAACCCTGACTGCTCCGTGTTTGAGCCCCAAACCCGAGAAGCCATGGGAGAAGGACGCCTGGGAGATCCCGAGGTCCTCCCTGAAGATGGAGAAGCGGCTCGGCGCCGGCCAGTTTGGAGAAGTCTGGATGG CTACGTACAACAAACACACCAAGGTGGCGGTGAAGACCATGAAGCCGGGCAGCATGTCGGTCGAGGCGTTCATGATGGAGGCCAACCTGATGAAGACCCTCCAGCACGACAAGCTGGTTCGCCTCAACGCCGTCGTCACCAAGGAGGAGCCCATTTATATCATCACCGAGTACATGGAGAAAG GGAGTTTATTAGACTTCTTAAAGAGCGACGAGGGGAACCGGGTCCAGCTCCCGAAGCTCATCGACTTCTCGGCTCAG atcGCGGAAGGAATGGCCTACATCGAACAGAAGAACTACATCCACAGAGACCTGCGAGCCGCCAACATCCTAGTCAACAAGGCTCTGGTCTGCAAGATCGCTGACTTCGGGCTCGCCCGGATCATTGAGGACAACGAGTACACGGCGAGGGAAG GAGCTAAGTTCCCCATCAAATGGACGGCTCCCGAGGCCATCAACTACGGGTCCTTCACCATCAAATCTGACGTCTGGTCCTTCGGAATCCTGCTGACCGAGATCATCAGCTACGGGCGGACGCCGTACCCAG GTTCCCGTGGTTCTCGGCGCGGGAACGTCTCCGGTTCCTTGGGTTGA
- the hck gene encoding tyrosine-protein kinase HCK isoform X2 has translation MGCVGSKKEQEALSKAAGNSNQQNQGQNARYIKDPTSGSKGTKMQPNPGPSDGECLAIALYDYEAIHEGDLGFKKGDKLKILEESGEWWKAMSISSGQEGFIPSNYVAKDTLEAEDWFFKGVSRKDAERQLLAPGNRVGSYMIRDSETTKGSYSLSVRDMDPQAGDTVKHYKIRTLDNGGFYISPRITFSTLQELVGHYKKQGDGLCQTLTAPCLSPKPEKPWEKDAWEIPRSSLKMEKRLGAGQFGEVWMATYNKHTKVAVKTMKPGSMSVEAFMMEANLMKTLQHDKLVRLNAVVTKEEPIYIITEYMEKGSLLDFLKSDEGNRVQLPKLIDFSAQIAEGMAYIEQKNYIHRDLRAANILVNKALVCKIADFGLARIIEDNEYTAREGAKFPIKWTAPEAINYGSFTIKSDVWSFGILLTEIISYGRTPYPGMTNPEVIRSLEKGYRMQRLESCPSELYEIMLECWKDKPENRPTFDYLQSVLEDFYTATESQYQQQP, from the exons ATGGGCTGCGTCGGCTCCAAGAAGGAGCAGGAGGCCCTCAGCAAGGCGGCGGGAAACAGCAACCAGCAGAACCAAGGGCAGAACGCCCGCTACATCAAAGACCCCACCTCTGGCTCCAAGGGT accAAGATGCAGCCCAATCCCGGCCCTTCAGATG GTGAGTGTCTGGCTATCGCGCTGTACGACTATGAGGCCATTCACGAAGGAGACCTCGGCTTCAAGAAGGGAGATAAGCTGAAAATCTTAGAAGA GTCGGGCGAGTGGTGGAAGGCCATGTCAATCAGCTCGGGTCAGGAAGGCTTCATCCCGAGCAATTACGTCGCTAAAGACACCCTGGAAGCGGAGGA cTGGTTCTTCAAGGGGGTGAGCAGGAAAGATGCCGAGAGGCAGCTGCTGGCCCCCGGGAACCGAGTCGGGTCCTACATGATCCGGGACAGCGAGACCACCAAGg GCAGCTACTCCCTGTCCGTCAGGGACATGGACCCCCAGGCTGGGGACACGGTTAAACATTATAAAATCCGAACGCTGGACAACGGCGGGTTCTACATCTCTCCTCGCATCACCTTCAGCACCCTGCAGGAGCTGGTCGGCCATTACAAAA AGCAGGGAGATGGTCTCTGCCAAACCCTGACTGCTCCGTGTTTGAGCCCCAAACCCGAGAAGCCATGGGAGAAGGACGCCTGGGAGATCCCGAGGTCCTCCCTGAAGATGGAGAAGCGGCTCGGCGCCGGCCAGTTTGGAGAAGTCTGGATGG CTACGTACAACAAACACACCAAGGTGGCGGTGAAGACCATGAAGCCGGGCAGCATGTCGGTCGAGGCGTTCATGATGGAGGCCAACCTGATGAAGACCCTCCAGCACGACAAGCTGGTTCGCCTCAACGCCGTCGTCACCAAGGAGGAGCCCATTTATATCATCACCGAGTACATGGAGAAAG GGAGTTTATTAGACTTCTTAAAGAGCGACGAGGGGAACCGGGTCCAGCTCCCGAAGCTCATCGACTTCTCGGCTCAG atcGCGGAAGGAATGGCCTACATCGAACAGAAGAACTACATCCACAGAGACCTGCGAGCCGCCAACATCCTAGTCAACAAGGCTCTGGTCTGCAAGATCGCTGACTTCGGGCTCGCCCGGATCATTGAGGACAACGAGTACACGGCGAGGGAAG GAGCTAAGTTCCCCATCAAATGGACGGCTCCCGAGGCCATCAACTACGGGTCCTTCACCATCAAATCTGACGTCTGGTCCTTCGGAATCCTGCTGACCGAGATCATCAGCTACGGGCGGACGCCGTACCCAG GGATGACCAACCCGGAGGTGATCCGCTCCCTGGAGAAGGGCTACCGGATGCAGCGCCTGGAGTCCTGCCCCTCTGAACTCTATGAAATCATGCTGGAGTGCTGGAAGGACAAGCCCGAGAACCGGCCCACCTTCGACTACCTGCAGAGCGTCCTGGAGGACTTCTACACCGCCACAGAGAGCCAGTACCAGCAGCAGCCGTGA
- the hck gene encoding tyrosine-protein kinase HCK isoform X1 has protein sequence MGCVGSKKEQEALSKAAGNSNQQNQGQNARYIKDPTSGSKGTKMQPNPGPSDGECLAIALYDYEAIHEGDLGFKKGDKLKILEESGEWWKAMSISSGQEGFIPSNYVAKDTLEAEDWFFKGVSRKDAERQLLAPGNRVGSYMIRDSETTKGSYSLSVRDMDPQAGDTVKHYKIRTLDNGGFYISPRITFSTLQELVGHYKKQGDGLCQTLTAPCLSPKPEKPWEKDAWEIPRSSLKMEKRLGAGQFGEVWMGETLSRRRRLTPKRSSDCNVCSFFKATYNKHTKVAVKTMKPGSMSVEAFMMEANLMKTLQHDKLVRLNAVVTKEEPIYIITEYMEKGSLLDFLKSDEGNRVQLPKLIDFSAQIAEGMAYIEQKNYIHRDLRAANILVNKALVCKIADFGLARIIEDNEYTAREGAKFPIKWTAPEAINYGSFTIKSDVWSFGILLTEIISYGRTPYPGMTNPEVIRSLEKGYRMQRLESCPSELYEIMLECWKDKPENRPTFDYLQSVLEDFYTATESQYQQQP, from the exons ATGGGCTGCGTCGGCTCCAAGAAGGAGCAGGAGGCCCTCAGCAAGGCGGCGGGAAACAGCAACCAGCAGAACCAAGGGCAGAACGCCCGCTACATCAAAGACCCCACCTCTGGCTCCAAGGGT accAAGATGCAGCCCAATCCCGGCCCTTCAGATG GTGAGTGTCTGGCTATCGCGCTGTACGACTATGAGGCCATTCACGAAGGAGACCTCGGCTTCAAGAAGGGAGATAAGCTGAAAATCTTAGAAGA GTCGGGCGAGTGGTGGAAGGCCATGTCAATCAGCTCGGGTCAGGAAGGCTTCATCCCGAGCAATTACGTCGCTAAAGACACCCTGGAAGCGGAGGA cTGGTTCTTCAAGGGGGTGAGCAGGAAAGATGCCGAGAGGCAGCTGCTGGCCCCCGGGAACCGAGTCGGGTCCTACATGATCCGGGACAGCGAGACCACCAAGg GCAGCTACTCCCTGTCCGTCAGGGACATGGACCCCCAGGCTGGGGACACGGTTAAACATTATAAAATCCGAACGCTGGACAACGGCGGGTTCTACATCTCTCCTCGCATCACCTTCAGCACCCTGCAGGAGCTGGTCGGCCATTACAAAA AGCAGGGAGATGGTCTCTGCCAAACCCTGACTGCTCCGTGTTTGAGCCCCAAACCCGAGAAGCCATGGGAGAAGGACGCCTGGGAGATCCCGAGGTCCTCCCTGAAGATGGAGAAGCGGCTCGGCGCCGGCCAGTTTGGAGAAGTCTGGATGGGTGAGACGCTCTCGAGGCGCCGCAGGTTAACCCCGAAACGATCCTCTGATTGTAacgtttgttcatttttcaaagCTACGTACAACAAACACACCAAGGTGGCGGTGAAGACCATGAAGCCGGGCAGCATGTCGGTCGAGGCGTTCATGATGGAGGCCAACCTGATGAAGACCCTCCAGCACGACAAGCTGGTTCGCCTCAACGCCGTCGTCACCAAGGAGGAGCCCATTTATATCATCACCGAGTACATGGAGAAAG GGAGTTTATTAGACTTCTTAAAGAGCGACGAGGGGAACCGGGTCCAGCTCCCGAAGCTCATCGACTTCTCGGCTCAG atcGCGGAAGGAATGGCCTACATCGAACAGAAGAACTACATCCACAGAGACCTGCGAGCCGCCAACATCCTAGTCAACAAGGCTCTGGTCTGCAAGATCGCTGACTTCGGGCTCGCCCGGATCATTGAGGACAACGAGTACACGGCGAGGGAAG GAGCTAAGTTCCCCATCAAATGGACGGCTCCCGAGGCCATCAACTACGGGTCCTTCACCATCAAATCTGACGTCTGGTCCTTCGGAATCCTGCTGACCGAGATCATCAGCTACGGGCGGACGCCGTACCCAG GGATGACCAACCCGGAGGTGATCCGCTCCCTGGAGAAGGGCTACCGGATGCAGCGCCTGGAGTCCTGCCCCTCTGAACTCTATGAAATCATGCTGGAGTGCTGGAAGGACAAGCCCGAGAACCGGCCCACCTTCGACTACCTGCAGAGCGTCCTGGAGGACTTCTACACCGCCACAGAGAGCCAGTACCAGCAGCAGCCGTGA